From a region of the Alnus glutinosa chromosome 1, dhAlnGlut1.1, whole genome shotgun sequence genome:
- the LOC133864863 gene encoding proteasome subunit beta type-5: protein MKLDTSGLESTAPFFGSSNELIDGISAAPFFEVPNTTNFDGFQKEAIQMVKPAKGTTTLAFIFKEGVMVAADSRASMGGYISSQSVKKIIEINPYMLGTMAGGAADCQFWHRNLGIKCRLHELANKRRISVTGASKLLANILYSYRGMGLSVGTMIAGWDETGPGLYYVDSEGGRLKGTRFSVGSGSPYAYGVLDNGYRYDMSIEEAAELARRSIYHATFRDGASGGVASVYYVGPDGWKKLSGDDVGELHYKYYPVTPSTVEQEMVEVAGA from the exons ATGAAGCTTGATACTAGTGGTCTTGAATCGACTGCACCTTTCTTTGGGTCAAGCAATGAGCTTATTGATGGGATTTCAGCTGCTCCATTCTTTGAGGTTCCTAATACAACCAAC tttgatgGCTTTCAGAAAGAGGCTATTCAGATGGTGAAGCCAGCAAAGGGAACAACCACTCTTGCGTTCATATTCAAAGAGGGTGTCATGGTCGCTGCTGATTCTCGAGCTAGCATGGGAGGCTATATAT CATCCCAGTCTGTGAAGAAAATCATTGAAATCAACCCTTACATGCTTGGCACTATGGCTGGAGGAGCTGCTGATTGTCAGTTTTGGCACAGAAATCTGGGCATTAAG TGCCGACTGCATGAATTGGCAAACAAGCGTAGAATTTCAGTTACAGGGGCATCAAAGCTTCTGGCAAACATTCTGTACTCTTACCGTGGAATGGGTCTGTCTGTTGGGACCATGATTGCGGGATGGGATGAAACG GGTCCTGGGCTATACTATGTGGACAGTGAAGGAGGAAGGCTCAAGGGAACACGATTTTCAGTTGGCTCTGGTTCACCCTATGCTTATGGTGTGCTGGATAATGG GTACCGGTATGATATGTCAATCGAAGAAGCTGCAGAGTTGGCTAGAAGGTCTATTTATCATGCCACATTCCGTGATGGAGCCAGTGGTGGAGTTGCGAgcg TTTATTACGTGGGACCCGATGGATGGAAGAAGCTCTCTGGTGATGATGTTGGAGAACTTCATTACAAATACTATCCAGTTACGCCAAGTACAGTGGAACAGGAAATGGTTGAGGTAGCTGGGGCATAA